From Actinosynnema mirum DSM 43827, a single genomic window includes:
- a CDS encoding DUF72 domain-containing protein, protein MGSAAIRVGTSGWTYPEWRGDFYPARLAQRRELEHLAGRLATVEVNGSFHGDRSPRDYRSWADRTPEGFVLAVKGPRSVTHVRALRDVEDALDAFYASGPEELGPKLGPVLWQLPPALPFDARLADFLALLPEGRHAVEPRHPSFADPAFRALLERHNAALVLADTAGEFPVFDHRTADFHYVRLHGERQLYRGSYPEESLKRWADRVSAFEGDTYVYFDNTMEGAAPHNAEALATLLNTTPPWAAESAEPTLF, encoded by the coding sequence GTGGGCAGCGCAGCGATCAGGGTCGGCACCTCGGGCTGGACGTACCCGGAGTGGCGTGGCGACTTCTACCCCGCCCGGTTGGCCCAGCGGCGCGAGCTGGAGCACCTGGCGGGCCGGTTGGCGACGGTGGAGGTGAACGGCTCGTTCCACGGCGACCGCTCCCCGCGCGACTACCGGTCGTGGGCGGACCGCACGCCGGAGGGGTTCGTGCTCGCGGTGAAGGGCCCGAGGTCGGTGACCCACGTGCGCGCGCTGCGCGACGTCGAGGACGCCCTGGACGCGTTCTACGCCTCGGGCCCCGAGGAGCTGGGCCCGAAGCTGGGCCCGGTCCTGTGGCAGCTGCCGCCCGCGCTCCCGTTCGACGCCCGCCTGGCCGACTTCCTCGCGCTGCTCCCGGAGGGCAGGCACGCGGTGGAGCCGAGGCACCCGAGCTTCGCCGACCCGGCGTTCCGCGCGCTCCTGGAGCGGCACAACGCAGCCCTGGTGCTGGCCGACACCGCAGGCGAGTTCCCGGTGTTCGACCACCGCACCGCCGACTTCCACTACGTGCGCCTGCACGGCGAGCGGCAGCTCTACCGGGGCTCCTACCCGGAGGAGTCCCTGAAGCGCTGGGCGGACCGCGTGTCCGCGTTCGAGGGCGACACGTACGTGTACTTCGACAACACCATGGAGGGCGCGGCTCCCCACAACGCGGAAGCTCTGGCCACCCTGCTGAACACCACCCCGCCCTGGGCCGCGGAGTCAGCCGAACCCACCCTCTTCTGA
- a CDS encoding type II toxin-antitoxin system Phd/YefM family antitoxin: protein MGVASIGQRELRNDNAEIMRRVEAGESFVVTRNGRPVADLVPHAAEPRPRATLAELQGAFRALPAVDLARWEADRAAADAVLGSDDPLDDPWRR, encoded by the coding sequence ATGGGTGTCGCCAGCATCGGGCAGCGCGAGCTCCGCAACGACAACGCCGAGATCATGCGGCGGGTCGAGGCGGGGGAGAGCTTCGTGGTCACGCGCAACGGCAGGCCGGTCGCCGACCTCGTGCCGCACGCCGCCGAACCCCGGCCCAGGGCGACGCTGGCCGAGCTGCAGGGCGCGTTCCGGGCGCTGCCCGCGGTCGACCTCGCCCGCTGGGAGGCCGACCGCGCCGCCGCCGACGCCGTCCTCGGCTCCGACGACCCCCTGGACGACCCGTGGCGCCGGTGA
- a CDS encoding type II toxin-antitoxin system VapC family toxin yields MRRVLLDTCVVIALERIDFGDLAAAQPLISAVTVAELAYGLDVDDPVERHARTERYYAALDRFDVLPFDLASAKVYGTLAALVRRIGRDPRPRRMDLQIAAVASAAGVPLLTSNTKDFAGLERVVDVIGVHPAG; encoded by the coding sequence GTGAGGCGCGTCCTGCTGGACACCTGCGTGGTCATCGCGCTGGAGCGGATCGACTTCGGGGACCTCGCCGCCGCCCAGCCGCTGATCAGCGCGGTCACCGTCGCCGAGCTGGCCTACGGGCTGGACGTCGACGACCCGGTGGAGCGGCACGCCCGCACCGAGCGGTACTACGCGGCGCTCGACCGGTTCGACGTGCTGCCGTTCGACCTCGCCTCGGCCAAGGTCTACGGCACGCTCGCCGCGCTGGTCCGCCGGATCGGGCGCGACCCCCGGCCCCGGCGGATGGACCTGCAGATCGCCGCGGTGGCCTCGGCGGCCGGGGTGCCGCTGCTGACCTCCAACACCAAGGACTTCGCCGGACTGGAGCGGGTGGTCGACGTCATCGGGGTGCACCCGGCAGGCTGA
- a CDS encoding NAD-dependent epimerase/dehydratase family protein — protein MHVVLGVGPAGTTLATELATRGHQVRTVTRKEADLRDPEAATRAIAGAEVVYHCVNVAYHLQVEAMPVLQEAILTGVERAGARLVVLDTLYPYGPTGGAVMTEDTPWNATGPKGRMRADLDRAYLEAHAAGRAGVVLGRSADFYGPGVLNSTLGGAVFPGALTGETVLGLGDVDLPHSYTYIGDVARGLALLGENPDADGRVWHLPTAPARTTRQVFDLIAERAGRPLDVRVMAELAPWGPFDEVFVGEYREVFYQNQEPQIVDSSAFQERFGVAPVDFEEGVDATLAWYRSAFAATAGE, from the coding sequence ATGCACGTCGTCCTGGGCGTCGGCCCCGCGGGCACCACCCTGGCCACCGAGCTGGCCACGCGCGGCCACCAGGTCCGCACCGTCACCCGCAAGGAGGCCGACCTGCGCGACCCCGAGGCCGCCACGCGCGCCATCGCCGGGGCCGAGGTCGTCTACCACTGCGTGAACGTCGCCTACCACCTGCAGGTCGAGGCCATGCCGGTGCTCCAGGAGGCGATCCTGACCGGCGTCGAGCGGGCGGGCGCGCGGCTGGTCGTGCTCGACACGCTCTACCCGTACGGGCCCACCGGCGGCGCGGTGATGACCGAGGACACCCCGTGGAACGCCACCGGGCCCAAGGGCCGGATGCGCGCCGACCTGGACCGGGCCTACCTGGAGGCGCACGCGGCGGGCCGGGCCGGGGTCGTGCTGGGCCGCTCCGCCGACTTCTACGGGCCCGGCGTGCTCAACTCCACGCTCGGCGGGGCCGTGTTCCCCGGCGCGCTCACCGGCGAGACCGTGCTGGGCCTGGGCGACGTCGACCTGCCGCACAGCTACACCTACATCGGCGACGTGGCGCGCGGCCTGGCGCTGCTGGGCGAGAACCCCGACGCGGACGGCCGGGTGTGGCACCTGCCCACCGCGCCCGCCCGCACCACCCGGCAGGTCTTCGACCTGATCGCCGAGCGGGCCGGCCGCCCGCTGGACGTGCGGGTGATGGCCGAGCTGGCCCCGTGGGGGCCGTTCGACGAGGTGTTCGTCGGGGAGTACCGCGAGGTGTTCTACCAGAACCAGGAGCCGCAGATCGTGGACAGCTCGGCGTTCCAGGAGCGGTTCGGGGTGGCGCCGGTGGACTTCGAGGAGGGGGTCGACGCCACGCTCGCCTGGTACCGCAGCGCGTTCGCCGCTACTGCGGGCGAGTAA
- a CDS encoding 3-hydroxyacyl-CoA dehydrogenase NAD-binding domain-containing protein, which translates to MTALTPDEAKALFPDEVVTSARTRLVAVPGLDGPVAVITIDNGHDHTRPSTFGPQGLVSLGLAFDEAAAANPVAIAVTGKPFVFAVGADLSAVEKAGSRETGLTIGALGHEVFRKFTDSTVPTFAFVNGAAMGGGLELALSCHYRTVSSNAAAIALPEVFLGLFPGWGGTQLLPNLIGPDAAVTVIFENALNQNRMLSPAKATRLGIFDTALDSADYLEQSLLWLAKVVRGEVTPEREEIDRGAGWDAALARAKGIVHGRTKGAAPGALKALELLELARENDLDRGYAAETEALADLVMSDELRAGLYSFNLVQKRAKRPAGAPDKSLARKVTKVGIVGAGLMASQMALLFARRLEVPVVLTDVDQARVDKGVGYVHAEVDKLLGKGRVSQDKANRLKALVSGSLDKAAFADADFVIEAVFEDLDVKKKVFAEVEEHVSAEAVLATNTSSLSITDMASGLKHPERVVGFHFFNPVAVMPLLEIVRAERTDDATLATAFAVGKQLKKSSVLVKDAPAFVVNRLLTRFMGEVVRSIDEGTPFEVADRATESLGLPMSPLVLLQLVGPPVALHVAETMHGAFPERFAVSENMKAFVAAGKAAVWQWDATGKQTVDPEVQALWKGGDAPQTGEEVAARALEALAEEIRTMLDEGVVAEAQDIDLCMILGAGWPFWLGGVTPYLDRTGISEKVTGKRFLAPGIASVPA; encoded by the coding sequence GTGACCGCGTTGACCCCCGACGAGGCCAAGGCGCTGTTCCCCGACGAAGTCGTCACCAGCGCGCGCACCCGCCTGGTCGCGGTCCCCGGCCTGGACGGGCCGGTCGCCGTGATCACCATCGACAACGGCCACGACCACACCCGCCCGTCGACCTTCGGGCCGCAGGGCCTGGTCAGCCTGGGCCTGGCGTTCGACGAGGCGGCGGCGGCGAACCCGGTGGCCATCGCGGTCACCGGCAAGCCGTTCGTGTTCGCCGTCGGCGCCGACCTGAGCGCCGTGGAGAAGGCCGGGTCGCGCGAGACGGGCCTGACCATCGGCGCGCTCGGCCACGAGGTGTTCCGCAAGTTCACCGACTCCACCGTCCCCACCTTCGCGTTCGTCAACGGCGCGGCGATGGGCGGCGGCCTGGAGCTGGCGCTGTCCTGCCACTACCGGACGGTGTCCTCGAACGCGGCGGCCATCGCGCTGCCCGAGGTGTTCCTCGGCCTGTTCCCCGGCTGGGGCGGCACGCAGCTGCTGCCGAACCTGATCGGCCCGGACGCGGCCGTGACGGTGATCTTCGAGAACGCGCTGAACCAGAACCGGATGCTCAGCCCGGCGAAGGCCACCCGGCTCGGGATCTTCGACACCGCGCTCGACTCCGCCGACTACCTGGAGCAGTCGCTGCTCTGGCTGGCGAAGGTCGTGCGCGGCGAGGTGACCCCGGAGCGCGAGGAGATCGACCGGGGCGCCGGCTGGGACGCCGCGCTCGCCCGCGCCAAGGGCATCGTGCACGGCCGCACCAAGGGCGCCGCGCCCGGCGCGCTCAAGGCCCTGGAGCTGCTGGAGCTGGCCCGCGAGAACGACCTCGACCGGGGTTACGCGGCCGAGACCGAGGCGCTGGCCGACCTGGTCATGAGCGACGAGCTGCGGGCGGGCCTGTACTCGTTCAACCTCGTGCAGAAGCGCGCCAAGCGCCCCGCGGGGGCCCCGGACAAGTCGCTGGCCCGCAAGGTCACCAAGGTCGGCATCGTCGGCGCGGGCCTGATGGCCTCGCAGATGGCGCTGCTGTTCGCCCGACGCCTGGAGGTGCCGGTCGTGCTGACCGACGTCGACCAGGCGCGCGTGGACAAGGGCGTGGGCTACGTGCACGCCGAGGTCGACAAGCTGCTGGGCAAGGGCCGGGTGTCGCAGGACAAGGCGAACCGGCTCAAGGCGCTGGTGTCCGGCTCGCTGGACAAGGCGGCGTTCGCCGACGCGGACTTCGTGATCGAGGCCGTGTTCGAGGACCTGGACGTCAAGAAGAAGGTCTTCGCCGAGGTCGAGGAGCACGTCTCCGCCGAGGCGGTGCTGGCCACCAACACCTCGTCGCTGTCGATCACCGACATGGCGTCCGGGCTGAAGCACCCCGAGCGCGTGGTCGGCTTCCACTTCTTCAACCCGGTCGCGGTCATGCCGCTGCTGGAGATCGTGCGGGCCGAGCGGACCGACGACGCGACCCTCGCGACGGCGTTCGCGGTGGGCAAGCAGCTGAAGAAGTCGTCGGTGCTGGTCAAGGACGCGCCCGCGTTCGTGGTCAACCGGCTGCTGACCCGGTTCATGGGCGAGGTGGTGCGCTCGATCGACGAGGGCACCCCGTTCGAGGTGGCCGACCGGGCGACCGAGTCGCTGGGCCTGCCGATGTCCCCGCTGGTGCTGCTGCAGCTGGTCGGGCCGCCGGTGGCGCTGCACGTGGCCGAGACGATGCACGGGGCGTTCCCCGAGCGGTTCGCGGTCAGCGAGAACATGAAGGCGTTCGTCGCGGCGGGCAAGGCGGCCGTGTGGCAGTGGGACGCGACCGGCAAGCAGACCGTGGACCCCGAGGTCCAGGCGCTCTGGAAGGGCGGCGACGCCCCGCAGACCGGCGAGGAGGTCGCCGCGCGGGCGCTGGAGGCGCTGGCCGAGGAGATCCGCACCATGCTCGACGAGGGCGTGGTCGCGGAGGCGCAGGACATCGACCTGTGCATGATCCTGGGCGCGGGCTGGCCGTTCTGGCTGGGCGGCGTGACGCCGTACCTGGACCGGACGGGCATCTCGGAGAAGGTGACCGGCAAGCGGTTCCTGGCTCCGGGCATCGCCTCCGTCCCGGCCTGA
- a CDS encoding thiolase family protein, with product MAAPAAQARVRNVVFVDGVRTPFGKAGPKGIFAETRADDLVVKVIRELLRRHPELPPERVDEVAIAATTQIGDQGLTIGRTAALLAGLPKSVPGYSVDRMCAGAMTAVTTAASGIAFGAYDVAIAGGVEHMGRHPMGEGVDPNPRFLSDKIVDPSALIMGSTAENLHDRYPAITKERTDAYAAASQAKYADALKNGKIDPDLVPVATRSAEHGWGLATADEPPRPGTSVADLAKLKTPFRPHGRVTAGNAAGLNDGATGCILAGEDTAEELGLPVGMRLVGYSFLGVEPEVMGVGPVPATEKALARAGLTIDDIGLFEINEAFAVQVLAFLDHFGIADDDPRVNQWGGAIAVGHPLASSGVRLMTQLSRQFAERPDVRYGITTMCIGIGMGGTVIWENPRWNGEAK from the coding sequence GTGGCCGCACCAGCAGCGCAGGCGCGCGTTCGCAACGTGGTCTTCGTCGACGGCGTGCGCACGCCGTTCGGCAAGGCCGGTCCCAAGGGAATCTTCGCGGAGACCCGCGCCGACGACCTGGTGGTCAAGGTCATCAGGGAGCTGCTGCGCCGCCACCCCGAGCTCCCCCCGGAGCGTGTCGACGAGGTCGCCATCGCGGCCACCACCCAGATCGGCGACCAGGGCCTGACCATCGGCCGGACCGCCGCCCTGCTGGCGGGCCTGCCCAAGTCGGTGCCCGGCTACTCGGTCGACCGGATGTGCGCGGGCGCGATGACGGCCGTGACCACCGCGGCCAGCGGCATCGCGTTCGGCGCGTACGACGTGGCGATCGCGGGCGGCGTCGAGCACATGGGCCGGCACCCGATGGGCGAGGGCGTCGACCCGAACCCGAGGTTCCTGTCGGACAAGATCGTCGACCCGTCGGCGCTGATCATGGGCTCGACGGCGGAGAACCTGCACGACCGCTACCCGGCCATCACCAAGGAGCGGACCGACGCCTACGCGGCGGCCTCGCAGGCCAAGTACGCGGACGCGCTGAAGAACGGGAAGATCGACCCGGACCTGGTCCCGGTCGCCACCCGCTCCGCCGAGCACGGCTGGGGCCTGGCCACCGCCGACGAGCCGCCCCGCCCCGGCACCAGCGTGGCGGACCTGGCGAAGCTCAAGACCCCGTTCCGCCCGCACGGCCGGGTCACGGCGGGCAACGCGGCCGGGCTGAACGACGGCGCCACCGGCTGCATCCTCGCCGGCGAGGACACCGCCGAGGAGCTCGGCCTGCCGGTCGGGATGCGCCTGGTCGGCTACTCGTTCCTGGGCGTGGAGCCCGAGGTCATGGGCGTGGGCCCGGTGCCCGCGACCGAGAAGGCCCTCGCGCGCGCCGGCCTGACGATCGACGACATCGGCCTGTTCGAGATCAACGAGGCGTTCGCGGTGCAGGTCCTGGCGTTCCTGGACCACTTCGGCATCGCCGACGACGACCCCCGCGTCAACCAGTGGGGCGGCGCGATCGCGGTCGGCCACCCGCTGGCGTCCTCGGGCGTGCGGCTGATGACCCAGCTGTCCCGCCAGTTCGCCGAGCGCCCCGACGTGCGCTACGGCATCACCACCATGTGCATCGGCATCGGCATGGGCGGCACCGTGATCTGGGAGAACCCCCGCTGGAACGGAGAGGCCAAGTGA
- a CDS encoding ABA4-like family protein — protein MTEALFDLAFPLVAPFWALMVLAPGRRWTERVAASPLIALPALLVHGAVVAGHLPELWATMSNPDLGALRELMGSPWGASAIWAQVLAWDLLIGAWIYREGRRVGAHPLLMGPLLVLTVVLSPFGFALFLVVRAVCDARDRPPSVVTDR, from the coding sequence GTGACCGAGGCGCTGTTCGACCTGGCGTTCCCGCTGGTCGCGCCGTTCTGGGCGCTGATGGTCCTGGCGCCCGGCCGGCGCTGGACGGAGCGCGTCGCGGCGTCCCCGCTGATCGCGCTGCCCGCGCTGCTGGTCCACGGCGCGGTCGTCGCCGGGCACCTGCCCGAGTTGTGGGCGACGATGAGCAACCCGGACCTGGGCGCGCTCCGGGAGCTCATGGGGTCGCCGTGGGGCGCGTCCGCGATCTGGGCGCAGGTCCTGGCCTGGGACCTGCTGATCGGGGCGTGGATCTACCGGGAGGGCCGTCGCGTGGGAGCGCACCCGCTGCTGATGGGCCCGCTGCTGGTGCTCACGGTCGTGCTGTCGCCGTTCGGGTTCGCGCTGTTCTTGGTCGTGCGGGCGGTCTGTGACGCACGCGACAGGCCGCCCTCGGTGGTTACCGACCGGTAA
- a CDS encoding MerR family transcriptional regulator — MRIAELGRRTGVPVPTIKYYLREGLLPPGERTSPNQARYGEEHVRRLRLVRAMVDVGGLSIAAVGEVFAALADQDQEERGLVRALSTVEVAVTPVPEHEDAEAAAQARAFLERQGWRSDEDEPALRALVGVLGTAREVGHDRFWELLDGYARLCGPLAEADLDYATDGPGGWLEREEALERVVVGTVLGDAALAAVRRLARKQAARRRFGNPRADCGTEGSAEGGSEGPAADGATAERP; from the coding sequence ATGCGGATTGCCGAGCTGGGCAGGCGCACCGGCGTGCCCGTGCCGACGATCAAGTACTACCTGCGCGAGGGGCTGCTGCCGCCCGGCGAGCGGACCAGCCCCAACCAGGCCCGCTACGGCGAGGAGCACGTGCGCAGGCTGCGGCTGGTCCGGGCCATGGTCGACGTGGGCGGGCTGTCGATCGCCGCGGTCGGCGAGGTGTTCGCCGCGCTCGCCGACCAGGACCAGGAGGAGCGGGGGCTGGTGCGGGCCCTGTCGACCGTCGAGGTCGCGGTGACGCCCGTCCCGGAGCACGAGGACGCCGAGGCCGCCGCGCAGGCGCGGGCGTTCCTGGAGCGGCAGGGCTGGCGGTCCGACGAGGACGAGCCCGCGCTCCGCGCGCTCGTCGGGGTGCTCGGGACGGCGCGCGAGGTCGGGCACGACCGGTTCTGGGAGCTCCTCGACGGCTACGCGCGGCTGTGCGGGCCGCTGGCCGAGGCCGACCTGGACTACGCCACCGACGGGCCGGGGGGCTGGCTGGAGCGCGAGGAGGCCCTGGAGCGGGTGGTCGTGGGGACCGTGCTCGGGGACGCGGCGCTGGCGGCCGTGCGGCGGCTGGCGCGCAAGCAGGCGGCGCGACGGCGCTTCGGGAACCCGCGCGCGGACTGCGGGACCGAGGGCTCTGCGGAGGGCGGTTCGGAGGGCCCGGCGGCGGACGGCGCCACCGCGGAGCGCCCCTGA
- a CDS encoding ribonuclease D translates to MDVPADERTDPTGAQPVPLTEPADGVPPVVADSSALRRAADALAGAEGPVAVDTERASGYRYSQRAYLVQLRREGAGTVLVDPIALGGRLDPLVEALEGTEWVLHAASQDLPCLAELGLTPSALFDTELAGRLAGFERVALGTLVELLLGYRLEKGHGAADWSRRPLPADWLNYAALDVELLVQLRDVLEEELRQQGKLEWALEEFDAARTAPLPKPRAEPWRRTSGIHRIRSTRQLAAVRSLWETRDALARERDLAPGRVLPDSALVDAATRNPADEAALLALPVFRGRAQRRMAGTWMGALRKAAALPRAELPETAQHHDGPPPANRWADKDPAAAARLAAARTALAEVAEANTLPVENLLLPDLVRRTCWQPPSDTSLDGVTAALREGGAREWQIGLTARALSEALAATPG, encoded by the coding sequence GTGGACGTACCCGCCGACGAGCGAACCGATCCGACCGGTGCACAGCCGGTCCCGCTGACGGAACCCGCTGACGGGGTTCCGCCGGTGGTGGCCGACTCCTCGGCACTCCGGCGAGCAGCTGACGCGCTCGCCGGGGCCGAGGGCCCGGTCGCGGTGGACACCGAGCGAGCCTCGGGCTACCGCTACTCGCAACGCGCTTACCTGGTGCAGCTGCGCCGGGAAGGCGCCGGGACCGTGCTGGTCGACCCGATCGCCCTTGGCGGTCGGTTGGACCCGCTGGTCGAGGCGCTCGAAGGGACCGAGTGGGTGCTGCACGCGGCGTCGCAAGACCTGCCGTGCCTCGCCGAACTGGGTCTCACACCGAGCGCGTTGTTCGACACCGAGCTGGCGGGCAGGCTGGCCGGTTTCGAACGGGTGGCACTCGGCACGCTCGTCGAGCTGCTGCTGGGCTACAGGTTGGAGAAGGGGCACGGCGCGGCCGACTGGTCGCGCCGTCCCCTCCCCGCCGACTGGCTCAACTACGCGGCGCTCGACGTCGAGCTGCTGGTTCAGCTGCGCGACGTGCTCGAGGAAGAACTGAGGCAGCAGGGCAAGCTGGAGTGGGCTCTGGAGGAGTTCGACGCCGCCAGGACCGCGCCGCTTCCCAAACCGAGGGCGGAGCCTTGGCGCCGCACCTCGGGGATCCACCGCATCCGCAGCACCAGGCAGCTCGCCGCTGTCCGGTCGCTGTGGGAGACCCGCGACGCCCTGGCGCGCGAGCGGGACCTGGCCCCTGGCCGGGTGCTGCCCGACAGCGCGCTGGTCGACGCGGCGACCCGCAACCCGGCCGACGAGGCCGCGCTGCTGGCGCTCCCGGTGTTCCGGGGACGCGCCCAGCGGCGCATGGCCGGGACGTGGATGGGCGCGCTGCGCAAGGCGGCGGCGCTGCCCAGGGCGGAGCTGCCTGAGACCGCCCAGCACCACGACGGGCCTCCACCGGCGAACCGCTGGGCCGACAAGGACCCGGCGGCGGCAGCACGGCTCGCGGCGGCGCGCACCGCCCTGGCCGAGGTCGCCGAGGCGAACACCCTGCCGGTGGAGAACCTGCTGCTGCCAGACCTGGTGCGCCGCACCTGCTGGCAGCCGCCGTCGGACACCTCGCTCGACGGGGTCACGGCGGCGCTCCGCGAAGGCGGGGCGCGCGAGTGGCAGATCGGCTTGACGGCACGGGCGCTCAGCGAGGCCCTGGCCGCCACTCCGGGCTGA
- a CDS encoding response regulator — MAAVGLGQAVRTTPAGSLPANMVPHPREELFSVLVVDDHPLLREAISARLTQMGAGTVHEAASVAEARARALATGPCDLAILDLGLPDGTGIDLVTELRAQGWPRIVVLASSDDPYAVRSAFQAGAQAYLLKSASPMVVTDGVRRVLDGGVYADPSVAPVLAAGTRVPGTDNTPRELSAREVEVLQLVADGQSNKEIGEALSLSALTVKSHLSRIGRKLGTGDRAQMVALAMRAGVIR; from the coding sequence GTGGCTGCCGTCGGCTTAGGTCAGGCCGTTCGTACCACGCCAGCCGGCTCGTTGCCGGCGAACATGGTCCCGCACCCGCGGGAGGAGCTTTTTTCGGTGTTGGTGGTCGACGACCACCCGCTGCTGAGGGAGGCGATAAGCGCCCGGCTCACCCAGATGGGAGCCGGGACTGTGCATGAGGCGGCTTCGGTCGCGGAAGCTCGGGCGCGGGCTCTCGCAACCGGACCGTGCGATCTCGCGATCCTCGATCTGGGTCTGCCGGACGGCACCGGCATCGACCTGGTCACGGAACTCCGTGCCCAGGGCTGGCCCCGCATCGTGGTCCTCGCGTCCTCCGACGACCCCTACGCGGTCAGGTCGGCCTTCCAGGCGGGCGCCCAGGCGTACCTCCTGAAGTCCGCCTCGCCGATGGTGGTCACCGACGGGGTGCGCAGGGTCCTCGACGGCGGCGTCTACGCGGACCCGAGCGTGGCACCCGTGCTGGCTGCGGGAACTCGCGTGCCGGGCACCGACAACACGCCGCGGGAGCTCTCCGCGCGTGAGGTCGAGGTCCTCCAGCTGGTCGCCGATGGCCAGAGCAACAAGGAGATCGGCGAGGCTCTGAGCCTGTCCGCGCTCACGGTGAAGTCTCACCTGTCGCGGATCGGGCGCAAGCTGGGCACCGGGGATCGCGCTCAGATGGTCGCGCTCGCCATGCGGGCGGGCGTGATCCGCTGA
- a CDS encoding dipeptidase: MAALPARLRAEELLARVPLVDGHNDLPWALRDFGAEGQIGEKSTGADPCAAADTVDLTAHQPSLQTDLGRLREGRLGMQFWSVWVPCSLPGDAAVVTTVEQVDLVHRLARRYPDHLAIATTADEAEAAFASGRVASLIGAEGGHSINSSLAVLRGLRRLGVRYLTLTHNENTPWADSATDAPVSNGLTPFGREVVREMNRIGVIVDLSHVAETTMNDALDVTTRPVMFSHSSCRAVADHPRNVPDAVLERLAGNGGVCMVTFVPAFVSPAYAAWDARLREAMADAGQRHNDLDARNRFAATWTEGGPTPEVGIEDVVAHVEHAREVAGIDHIGIGGDYDGVAFLPNGLEDVSGYPNLFAALLERGWSEEDCTKLAGANALRVLRANDE, encoded by the coding sequence GTGGCCGCCCTCCCCGCGCGTCTGCGCGCCGAAGAACTGCTGGCACGGGTGCCTCTGGTCGACGGGCACAACGACCTCCCCTGGGCACTGCGCGACTTCGGCGCCGAAGGGCAAATCGGTGAAAAGTCAACGGGCGCCGATCCGTGTGCCGCAGCCGACACCGTCGACCTGACGGCTCACCAGCCCAGTCTCCAGACCGACCTGGGGAGGCTGCGCGAGGGCCGGTTGGGGATGCAGTTCTGGTCCGTGTGGGTCCCGTGCTCCCTGCCGGGTGACGCCGCCGTGGTCACGACGGTGGAGCAGGTCGACCTCGTCCACCGGTTGGCGCGGCGCTACCCCGACCACCTGGCGATCGCCACCACCGCGGACGAGGCCGAGGCGGCGTTCGCCTCGGGGCGCGTGGCCTCGCTGATCGGGGCGGAGGGCGGGCACAGCATCAACTCCTCGCTCGCCGTCCTGCGGGGGCTGCGCAGGCTGGGCGTCCGGTACCTGACGCTGACCCACAACGAGAACACCCCGTGGGCGGATTCGGCCACGGATGCACCCGTTAGCAATGGATTGACCCCGTTCGGGCGCGAGGTCGTCCGCGAGATGAACCGGATCGGCGTGATCGTCGACCTCTCGCACGTCGCCGAGACGACGATGAACGACGCCCTCGACGTCACGACCAGGCCCGTCATGTTCAGCCACTCGTCCTGCCGGGCCGTGGCCGACCACCCGAGGAACGTCCCGGACGCCGTCCTGGAGCGCCTGGCCGGGAACGGGGGTGTGTGCATGGTCACATTCGTGCCCGCGTTCGTGTCCCCCGCCTACGCGGCCTGGGACGCCCGGCTGCGCGAGGCCATGGCGGACGCCGGGCAGCGGCACAACGACCTGGACGCCAGGAACCGGTTCGCCGCGACGTGGACCGAGGGCGGGCCGACCCCGGAGGTCGGGATCGAGGACGTCGTGGCGCACGTCGAGCACGCCCGCGAGGTCGCCGGGATCGACCACATCGGGATCGGCGGCGACTACGACGGGGTCGCGTTCCTGCCGAACGGGCTGGAGGACGTGTCGGGGTACCCGAACCTGTTCGCGGCGCTGCTGGAGCGCGGGTGGAGCGAAGAGGACTGCACGAAGCTCGCGGGCGCGAACGCGCTGCGGGTGCTGCGCGCGAACGACGAGTAG
- a CDS encoding DUF3000 domain-containing protein, translated as MTGDAGEPELFRRAVRTLRSVRTRPEVELTEVRAPQRLAPWAFALTAEVTGPEDELSTGRLVLLHDPEGVEAWSGCFRVVAYVRVELDPELASDPLLPEVGWSWLTDSLEQAGAEFTALGGTVTQTSSARFGELADQGRTDDLELRASWTAVDAELTAHGSAFYDLMATAVGLPPVGVTSLR; from the coding sequence GTGACGGGAGACGCTGGGGAGCCCGAGCTGTTCCGGCGCGCGGTGCGGACCCTGAGATCGGTGCGGACCCGGCCCGAGGTCGAGCTGACCGAGGTGCGGGCGCCGCAGCGGTTGGCCCCGTGGGCGTTCGCGCTGACCGCCGAGGTGACCGGCCCCGAGGACGAGCTGTCCACGGGGCGGTTGGTGCTGCTGCACGACCCCGAGGGCGTGGAGGCGTGGTCGGGCTGCTTCCGGGTGGTCGCGTACGTGCGCGTGGAGCTGGACCCGGAGCTGGCCTCGGACCCGCTGCTGCCCGAGGTCGGGTGGTCGTGGCTGACCGACTCGCTGGAGCAGGCCGGGGCGGAGTTCACCGCGCTGGGCGGCACGGTGACGCAGACGTCGTCGGCCCGGTTCGGCGAGCTGGCGGACCAGGGGCGCACCGACGACCTGGAGCTGCGGGCGTCCTGGACGGCGGTGGACGCCGAGCTGACCGCGCACGGCAGCGCCTTCTACGACCTGATGGCCACGGCCGTGGGCCTGCCCCCGGTCGGGGTGACCAGCCTGCGCTGA